A stretch of DNA from Bacteroidales bacterium:
TTATCAATTTTCTTGTCTTTATAACGAGTATAAAAGTGGTCGCATGCTTCACGGAATGCTTCCGCATCCTGCATTAATGTTGTAATATCTCTAAAAGTAACATTTTCTATAGGAAAATTAGGAATTGAACGGATTTTATCTTTAAGTTTTCTCATAAGAATAATTTTTAGTATTTAAAGTGCTTTGCTATGCCGAACTTGAAAAAGCAAGTACAAATATACATGTTTTTTTTAGTTTTATAACATTTTTTTTAGTAAATAACAGCATGGGTAATCTAAAATAAAAAAGGAACTTCTGCAGAAGTTCCCTTTTCGATTCCCAAAGCTTAAGTGCTTAGTGTAAAGGTTTTTTACCTTTCAATACGGGAAAAAAGTCCTAATAGGTACTTTAATGTTATAAACATACAAATAAAAAAATTAAAAAGCAAGTTTTTTATCTTTTTTTTAATTTTTTAACTTTTTGTCATTCTGTTTGTTCTCTATTGCAAGTATTGTAAAATATGGTCATTCATAAAAATTTTCTTTTGATATATTTTTTTTCATAAAGATTTTTATTTTGATATTCATTACAAATATTTATATGTTTCTTTTAAATAAATCAAAAAAGGAAATTTTTATTTCGATTAAAACTGCAATTAATTATTCAAAAAAAAGGAGGTTGTCTAAAAAGTAAAAATTTAGTATTTTTTTCTCTGTGGTTTGTGGTTCTCTGTAACTTCTCTGTGTAACAATAGAATAAAAAATTACACAGAGAGCCACAGAGAATGCACAGAGTTACACAGAGCACTTTTTGGACAGCATCTTTGGCAGTTACACGATTTAAATAACTTTCTAATACCCGAAAATTTCTTCCATTGATAGATATTTAATATTTCCGTACTTCTGCAATGAATTAATGTCAAGCTGGTCTTTTTTGCCAAGAGCAAGCACTGTGAAATTTTTATTTTTCATATATTTTTCCTCAAATGCTTTAACATCGGCAAAAGTCATGGAAGGAACTTTGGCATAAACATCTTTTCTTAAATCATAATCAATGCCAAGACGTTTCATGTTTTCATAGGTTGAAAGTATGCCCATCTTTGTAATTCTTTCGGTTCTTATCTGGTTCAAAACGGATTGTTTTGCTGTTTCAAAACTTTTATTTGATTCGGGCATATTATCAATAAGGTCTTTCATACCTTTCATAGCTTCAGGAAGTTTGTCGTTTTGTGTGCCTATGAAAGTTGAAATATAAAAACTTTTGTCTTTCCTGTTTACTCCCCCATAATAAGCCCTTGCAGTATATGCCAATGCCTTCGCTTCCCTGAGTTCCTGAAAAACTATTGATGACATTCCGTTTCCAAAATATTCGTTAAAAAGCCGCATGGCAGGTACTATGTCTTTTGAAAATGCAACTGATTTCGAAAGCATGATGAGTTCCACCTGCTTCATGTTATAGTCGGCAACATAAACCTTATTTTCATCAGTTGCCAGTTCGGTAAAAGTAATTTCAGGCGGAACGGATTTTAACTGAGCAGGAACATTATGCAATTGATTTAAAACTTTCACTAATTCTTCAGATTTCAGCAATCCATAATACAAAACATGATGATGATATGAATTCAATGTTTTAATTACAGAAAGCAAATCTTCCGGTTTCAAAGATTTCAGCTCGCTTTCGCTTAAAACATTTGTATATGGTGACTTTGCACCGTATTTACCATAATTTACCATTGCTTGCTGAAGAATAACTCCTTTGTTAAGTTTATTGTTTGCCCTTGTTTTTAGCATATCGGAAACCATATTTTTCAATGCATCTTCATTTGGCTGTGCATCGGCAAGTATATTTTCCAGAAGTTGCATTCCTTTGGTCATGTTTTCAGCCAAACCCGTCAAACCTATTGAAACCTTATCTTCGGAAGCATAAGTATTGAGTGAACAACCGATTTTGTAAAATTCCTGTTTTACCTGCGCCGGAGTTAATTTGGAAGTACCGAGATAATCGAGATAATCAAGAGCTATAGCAAGCTTATTATTGTTATTACTACCCATGTCGAAGTTGTAATTCAAATTAAATAATTTATTTTCAGTATTTTCTTTATAAAAAACTTCTATATTACTTTTCATTTTCAGCTTTTTCATATCTTTTGAAAAGTCAATAAAAACGGGCTCAATAATTGCCGGTTCTTTACTTGTTATCTGTTTTAAAAATTCGGACTGGTCGGTTCTGTTGACTTTCAATGGAGTTATATGTGGCTTCGTTATTCTCACCACGTTTTTATCAACGCCTGTTCTTTTATATACCACAACATAATTATCACCATAATACTTTTTTGCAAATTCCATTACATCCTGCTTTGTGATTTTTGATAAACGTTCAATTTTGTTCACTTCATCTGTCCATGGGGTTTCAGTAATAAATGCATTTGTCATTTCTGATGCCCTTGCTCTGTTGCTTTCCTGCTGTTTGATTTCATTCAGCTTAAAGTCATTTATAATTGCAGGAATGAGCCAATCTGGAAATTCACCTTTCTTGATAATTTCAATTTGCGAAAGGAGCAAATCCTTAACATCCTCAAGCTTCTGTCCTTCTTTCGATTTGCCCGATATTTCATGAATAGAATAATCTTTCATAATGTCTGTAAATGAAACAGCCGAAAGCACTTTCTG
This window harbors:
- a CDS encoding insulinase family protein, whose translation is GSKNDPADNTGLSHYLEHLMFKGTDRFGTKDYSKEKPLLDKIDNLFEVYRAEKDTNKRKQIYIEIDSISGLAAQHAIPNEYDKMVGVLGAKGTNAYTSNEVTAYINDIPSNQLETWLDIESERFRNPVFRLFHTELETVYEESNMYADRDERKIEEALMAGLFQKHQYGTQTTIGKTEHLKNPSLLAIKKYYSERYLPNNMAICLAGDFNPDVIIKLIDEKFGGMKMKDIKPYIPPVEYPIAQPIVKEVLGPDAESVDIGFRFPGTNTKETDLLEITDMILSNSVAGLIDINLIQEQKVLSAVSFTDIMKDYSIHEISGKSKEGQKLEDVKDLLLSQIEIIKKGEFPDWLIPAIINDFKLNEIKQQESNRARASEMTNAFITETPWTDEVNKIERLSKITKQDVMEFAKKYYGDNYVVVYKRTGVDKNVVRITKPHITPLKVNRTDQSEFLKQITSKEPAIIEPVFIDFSKDMKKLKMKSNIEVFYKENTENKLFNLNYNFDMGSNNNNKLAIALDYLDYLGTSKLTPAQVKQEFYKIGCSLNTYASEDKVSIGLTGLAENMTKGMQLLENILADAQPNEDALKNMVSDMLKTRANNKLNKGVILQQAMVNYGKYGAKSPYTNVLSESELKSLKPEDLLSVIKTLNSYHHHVLYYGLLKSEELVKVLNQLHNVPAQLKSVPPEITFTELATDENKVYVADYNMKQVELIMLSKSVAFSKDIVPAMRLFNEYFGNGMSSIVFQELREAKALAYTARAYYGGVNRKDKSFYISTFIGTQNDKLPEAMKGMKDLIDNMPESNKSFETAKQSVLNQIRTERITKMGILSTYENMKRLGIDYDLRKDVYAKVPSMTFADVKAFEEKYMKNKNFTVLALGKKDQLDINSLQKYGNIKYLSMEEIFGY